The following proteins come from a genomic window of Candidatus Methylomirabilis lanthanidiphila:
- a CDS encoding Polysaccharide biosynthesis/export protein, giving the protein MRQTPILYIIGLGMLAAGCASAGPSRETLIAMASASQSSESTGSVALNSKIISASTQADGFAGDYIIGAGDLLVISILDLSEVDKAKVRVSAEGFIRLPLIDTVKAKDLTARQLESELAVLYGVEYLHDPQVSVFIEEYRSQRASVLGEVNKPGIYEVNDRRSLTDMLAQAGGLSKEADRVVYILRKNGSPGTALSSSGDLLKVDLDELLAGRNPALNVRVDSGDVISVPKSGEFLLGGAVRKPGPYPLKGKLTVDQAIYFGEALKDEADVSNIEVLRFNGSKTEVLHIDLEQLRQEGKVAPAIQKNDVIFVGTSGPKTVLYGAVDFVKTVVRFGFSAGMAF; this is encoded by the coding sequence ATGAGACAAACGCCTATCCTGTACATCATCGGCTTAGGTATGCTGGCCGCGGGGTGCGCCTCAGCGGGCCCCTCCAGGGAAACCCTCATAGCGATGGCATCTGCCTCACAATCCTCCGAGTCGACAGGCAGCGTCGCGCTGAACAGTAAGATTATCAGCGCCTCCACGCAGGCGGACGGCTTCGCCGGAGATTACATCATCGGGGCCGGCGATCTCCTCGTGATTTCGATACTGGATCTCAGCGAAGTGGACAAGGCGAAGGTCCGAGTAAGCGCGGAGGGATTCATTCGACTTCCCCTTATCGATACCGTGAAGGCCAAAGATCTGACCGCGCGCCAACTCGAAAGCGAACTGGCCGTTCTCTACGGCGTGGAGTACCTGCACGACCCACAAGTGAGCGTGTTTATCGAAGAGTACCGAAGCCAGCGCGCATCGGTCCTGGGGGAGGTCAATAAGCCCGGCATCTACGAGGTGAACGACCGGCGAAGCCTGACCGATATGCTGGCGCAGGCGGGCGGGCTCAGCAAAGAGGCCGATCGCGTTGTCTACATCCTGCGAAAAAACGGCTCACCGGGGACGGCCCTGTCGAGCTCCGGCGACCTGCTTAAAGTCGACCTTGATGAACTGTTGGCCGGGCGTAACCCTGCCTTAAATGTCAGGGTTGACTCCGGCGACGTGATCAGCGTACCGAAATCGGGCGAATTTCTTCTTGGCGGTGCAGTGAGGAAGCCTGGACCCTATCCGCTGAAAGGGAAACTGACCGTCGATCAGGCTATCTATTTTGGCGAGGCGCTGAAAGATGAGGCCGACGTCAGCAACATTGAAGTCTTGCGGTTCAACGGATCAAAGACCGAGGTGCTGCACATCGACCTCGAACAGTTGAGACAGGAGGGCAAGGTCGCGCCGGCCATTCAAAAAAACGATGTCATCTTCGTCGGCACCAGCGGCCCCAAGACCGTCCTGTACGGGGCAGTGGACTTTGTCAAAACGGTCGTTCGCTTTGGATTCTCAGCCGGGATGGCGTTTTAA
- a CDS encoding FecR protein, with the protein MRANCHNRLVLTRSAYATLASFLFWTMAAFVPPTARAAEPTLGLATGSQEAQVTTDGQRWTTLPSSSNPLYEGTMLRTGKGTASVMLKDGTQMELQPHTLVGLAGSRTAPVVKVAVGQVLFRVPSSSRAALVTPSVRYQTDNGNTGDRPTILKAKSSTLSTTDSVGTIVVNSRGGSRLSLQQGEILARSAGNPGLHIVKAGQSVYIPQVGAPDHNFGVMLAQALPGNSSGLPAGAVPVYGENGKSIGYITDGSFTGSPGITANLPNPVPSGTIPADANIPPGATPIFTGDPAYAGYILDDKLAAYIPPGGGALAGAEAGAAAGAGIETETAVGVTVGLAAIGLGVGLGLSQSGGNGNGKASESSPAKLE; encoded by the coding sequence ATGCGCGCAAACTGTCACAATCGTCTCGTCCTGACCCGCTCGGCGTACGCAACGCTCGCCAGTTTCTTATTCTGGACCATGGCTGCGTTCGTCCCGCCAACTGCGCGGGCCGCAGAACCGACGCTGGGATTGGCGACCGGATCACAGGAAGCTCAGGTGACCACAGACGGACAGCGGTGGACTACGCTGCCGTCTTCATCCAACCCGCTATATGAAGGCACCATGCTCCGAACCGGAAAGGGCACCGCATCGGTGATGCTGAAAGACGGCACCCAGATGGAGCTGCAGCCGCACACGCTTGTCGGGTTGGCCGGATCACGGACCGCGCCGGTCGTAAAAGTTGCGGTCGGCCAGGTCCTCTTCAGGGTGCCCTCGTCATCCCGGGCGGCACTTGTCACCCCAAGCGTCCGCTACCAGACCGATAACGGCAACACGGGCGATCGTCCGACTATCCTGAAGGCCAAGTCATCGACGTTGTCGACGACAGACTCCGTGGGGACGATCGTCGTCAATTCGCGTGGCGGCTCCCGCCTGAGCCTGCAGCAGGGCGAGATACTCGCCAGGTCAGCGGGTAATCCGGGCCTTCACATTGTGAAGGCGGGACAAAGCGTCTACATCCCACAGGTTGGCGCTCCAGACCATAATTTTGGCGTTATGCTCGCGCAGGCCCTTCCTGGTAATTCGTCCGGCTTACCCGCCGGCGCGGTTCCCGTCTACGGCGAAAACGGAAAAAGTATCGGCTACATCACCGATGGCTCCTTTACCGGGTCCCCAGGCATCACGGCCAACCTGCCGAATCCTGTACCCTCAGGCACAATCCCGGCGGACGCCAACATCCCGCCGGGCGCCACACCGATCTTCACGGGTGATCCAGCGTATGCCGGTTACATCCTCGATGACAAGCTCGCCGCGTATATCCCGCCTGGTGGCGGTGCTCTGGCCGGAGCAGAAGCTGGGGCCGCCGCAGGCGCCGGAATCGAGACCGAAACGGCCGTGGGAGTCACCGTAGGCTTGGCGGCGATTGGATTAGGGGTCGGGCTTGGGCTGAGCCAATCCGGAGGCAATGGTAATGGCAAGGCAAGCGAGTCGAGTCCGGCGAAGCTGGAGTAG
- the tilS gene encoding tRNA(Ile)-lysidine synthase, whose protein sequence is MRDGLLYRVQETIDRHRMLTGGEMIVVAVSGGVDSMVMLHLLLRLRTRYSTSLHVAHLNHGLRGAESTETADFVRTHCEAHEIPVTVTSAEGRMWQDRMGGSVQAVARDLRYRFLEQVADEQKADRIALGHHRDDQAETVLMNLLRGSGIRGLGGIPPVRDRIIRPLIDCAREEIERYARKEGIPYVEDSSNRTLVYSRNRIRLTLLPELAKRFNPRVGHALANAAAISEAEDGLLNGMAEKELRAVLVSQSRETFVLAIAPLATLPSALRWRMIRRVAEELRKGRSGLTFQQTLAIDRLVMTRGAQGAVYAPGGLRAQRADGCLVLSLGEGLARGRISSSPLAVPGVTVIPEVAVNLRSEILQQGAVEQLVSDASTALLDADRTGVKLHVRGWEAGDRFIPFGMGGRKKLQDFFVDAKVPRDRRCSVPLVVSGDEIVWVVGFRVDERFRVTDSTQRLLRVRATTAGE, encoded by the coding sequence ATGAGGGACGGGCTGCTTTATCGGGTTCAGGAAACGATCGACCGGCATCGCATGCTGACAGGCGGAGAGATGATTGTTGTCGCCGTGTCCGGCGGTGTTGACTCGATGGTCATGCTCCATCTTCTGCTGCGCCTTCGGACCCGTTATTCCACCTCACTGCATGTCGCACATCTGAACCATGGTCTTCGCGGGGCAGAATCGACCGAGACCGCCGACTTTGTCCGTACCCACTGCGAGGCTCATGAGATTCCTGTGACTGTGACGAGCGCCGAAGGGAGGATGTGGCAGGACCGTATGGGAGGCTCAGTTCAGGCCGTTGCCCGGGATCTCCGGTATCGATTCCTTGAACAGGTGGCAGATGAGCAGAAAGCCGATAGAATTGCTTTAGGTCATCACCGTGACGATCAGGCAGAGACGGTCCTGATGAACCTGCTTCGGGGTTCCGGTATCAGAGGGCTTGGAGGAATTCCGCCTGTCAGGGACCGCATCATTCGCCCGTTGATTGACTGCGCCCGGGAGGAGATCGAACGGTATGCGCGGAAGGAGGGGATTCCCTATGTCGAAGACTCTTCAAACCGCACTCTTGTGTACAGCCGGAACCGAATTCGACTGACCCTCTTGCCGGAACTGGCCAAGCGATTTAATCCGCGTGTCGGCCATGCCCTGGCGAATGCGGCCGCCATCTCTGAAGCTGAGGATGGGCTGTTGAACGGAATGGCCGAGAAAGAACTTCGCGCCGTTCTGGTTTCTCAGTCGCGTGAAACGTTCGTGCTGGCTATTGCCCCTCTGGCGACCCTTCCCAGCGCCTTGAGATGGCGTATGATTCGGCGCGTTGCTGAAGAGTTGCGGAAAGGCCGCTCGGGATTGACCTTTCAACAGACGCTGGCTATTGATCGACTGGTGATGACGCGGGGGGCGCAGGGCGCCGTTTACGCGCCGGGCGGGTTGCGTGCACAACGGGCAGACGGCTGTCTTGTTCTTTCGCTGGGGGAGGGGCTGGCGAGGGGCCGTATTTCATCGTCCCCCCTGGCCGTCCCGGGAGTGACGGTCATTCCGGAAGTGGCGGTCAACCTCCGGAGCGAGATTCTGCAGCAGGGGGCCGTGGAGCAACTCGTGTCCGATGCCTCCACTGCTCTGCTTGATGCCGACCGCACCGGCGTGAAATTACACGTGAGGGGATGGGAAGCGGGTGATAGGTTCATTCCGTTCGGGATGGGCGGCCGGAAAAAGCTCCAGGACTTTTTTGTGGACGCCAAGGTGCCGCGCGATCGACGCTGCAGCGTTCCGTTAGTGGTGTCGGGCGATGAGATTGTGTGGGTTGTCGGTTTTCGAGTAGATGAACGGTTCAGGGTCACCGATTCGACGCAACGTCTCCTTCGAGTGCGCGCCACGACCGCGGGTGAATAG
- a CDS encoding ATP-dependent metalloprotease, translated as MNPFFKNLALWLVIGLIMILVFNIFSQNQPQEKEMIFSDFMAKVSKGEVAEVIVKGSDIKGKLTGGEIFRTYAADDKDMIAELRQKGVRIIAKPMDENPWYVNMLLSWLPMLLFIGVWIFFMRQMQGGGVKALSFGKSRARLLSDKHNKVTFADVAGADEAKEELREIIEFLKDPPKFQKLGGRIPKGVLLMGPPGTGKTLLARAIAGEANAPFFSISGSDFVEMFVGVGASRVRDLFEQGKKHAPCIIFMDEIDAVGRHRGAGLGGGHDEREQTLNQLLVEMDGFESNDGVILVAATNRPDVLDPALLRPGRFDRQVVVARPDLKGREGILRVHTKKIPVDPDVNLTLLARGTPGFSGADLANLVNEAALLAARQNKKTVCMVDFESAKDKVLMGVERKSVVISEEERKVTAYHEAGHTLVAKVLPGTDPIHKVTIIPRGRALGMTQQLPLDEKHNYAKEYLLNEIAIMMGGRAAEELVIGQMTTGAGNDIERATDLARKMVCEWGMSEKLGPLTFGKREEMIFLGREIAQHQDYSEYTAVEIDREVKEIVMANYEKAKTLIIERIGILHALAKALLETEVLDGFQIDAIVNGAAAPAQARI; from the coding sequence TTGAACCCGTTTTTTAAGAATCTGGCGCTGTGGCTTGTCATCGGATTAATCATGATATTGGTGTTCAACATTTTCAGCCAGAACCAGCCACAGGAAAAGGAGATGATCTTCAGCGACTTCATGGCCAAGGTGAGTAAAGGCGAGGTTGCGGAGGTCATCGTGAAGGGTTCGGATATTAAGGGAAAACTGACCGGCGGCGAAATCTTCAGGACATACGCCGCTGACGATAAAGATATGATTGCGGAGTTGCGGCAGAAAGGGGTGCGGATCATTGCGAAGCCGATGGACGAAAACCCCTGGTACGTGAATATGCTGCTCTCATGGCTGCCGATGCTGCTGTTTATCGGAGTCTGGATCTTCTTCATGCGGCAGATGCAGGGCGGTGGCGTGAAGGCGCTCTCGTTCGGTAAGAGCCGGGCGCGCCTGCTGTCGGATAAGCACAATAAGGTGACCTTTGCCGATGTTGCCGGCGCCGACGAGGCCAAGGAGGAGCTGCGGGAGATCATCGAGTTTCTGAAGGATCCGCCGAAGTTTCAGAAGTTGGGCGGGCGCATCCCCAAGGGGGTCTTGCTGATGGGGCCGCCGGGTACGGGGAAGACGCTGCTGGCGCGGGCCATCGCGGGCGAAGCCAATGCGCCGTTTTTCAGTATTTCGGGATCGGACTTTGTCGAGATGTTTGTGGGCGTCGGCGCCTCGCGCGTGAGGGATCTCTTTGAGCAGGGCAAGAAGCATGCCCCGTGTATTATTTTTATGGACGAGATTGATGCGGTGGGCAGACATCGGGGCGCCGGCCTGGGCGGCGGTCACGACGAGCGGGAGCAGACCTTGAATCAGCTTCTGGTCGAGATGGACGGTTTTGAATCGAACGATGGGGTCATCCTGGTCGCGGCGACCAATCGTCCGGATGTCCTGGACCCCGCGCTGCTCCGACCCGGACGGTTTGATCGCCAGGTCGTCGTGGCGAGACCGGATCTGAAGGGCCGCGAGGGGATTCTGCGCGTCCACACCAAAAAGATTCCGGTCGATCCTGATGTGAATCTGACGCTTCTGGCGCGCGGGACCCCTGGATTTTCCGGGGCCGATTTAGCCAATCTCGTGAACGAGGCAGCCCTGTTGGCCGCGCGTCAAAATAAGAAAACAGTGTGCATGGTCGACTTCGAGAGCGCCAAAGACAAAGTGCTTATGGGTGTAGAGCGCAAGAGCGTGGTCATCAGCGAGGAGGAGCGAAAGGTGACCGCCTATCACGAGGCCGGGCATACCCTGGTGGCGAAGGTCCTCCCCGGAACCGACCCGATTCACAAGGTCACCATTATCCCGCGCGGCAGAGCGCTTGGCATGACCCAACAGTTACCCCTCGATGAGAAGCACAATTATGCCAAGGAGTATCTCCTCAACGAGATTGCGATCATGATGGGCGGACGTGCGGCGGAGGAGCTGGTCATTGGCCAGATGACGACCGGGGCGGGCAACGATATCGAGCGGGCGACTGATCTGGCGCGGAAGATGGTGTGCGAGTGGGGTATGAGCGAGAAACTTGGTCCGCTCACGTTCGGTAAGCGCGAAGAGATGATCTTCCTGGGCCGCGAGATCGCCCAGCATCAGGATTACAGCGAATATACGGCGGTAGAGATCGATCGAGAGGTCAAAGAGATCGTCATGGCCAACTATGAAAAGGCCAAGACGCTGATCATCGAGCGGATCGGCATCCTGCACGCCCTCGCCAAGGCGCTGCTGGAAACCGAGGTGCTTGACGGCTTTCAGATCGATGCCATCGTCAACGGGGCCGCCGCCCCGGCCCAAGCGCGCATCTAA
- a CDS encoding dihydropteroate synthase, which produces MTPSYFRCRDHLLDVQDKTWIIGVLNITPDSFSDGGRFLDPGAAIDQAMGMIEEGADILELGGESTRPGAIPVPVREELRRIVPVLCDLRPKVTIPIAVDTYKPEVARVVLEEGADIINDVYGVRGEGRLAVAVAEKRAGLVIMHMQGTPQDMQVEPRYRDVVGEVSAFLADRVACAERLGVDPQSIIVDPGLGFGKRGRDNLALLRHLEALRRLGKPIMVGPSRKSLVGDVLKLPVEQRQYGTAACVAAAVLHGAAFVRVHEIRPCVHLVRMLDAIRRA; this is translated from the coding sequence ATGACGCCATCATACTTCCGCTGCCGGGACCACCTGCTGGATGTTCAGGACAAGACCTGGATTATTGGGGTGTTGAACATTACCCCGGATTCGTTTTCCGATGGCGGTCGCTTCCTGGATCCTGGGGCGGCGATCGATCAGGCCATGGGGATGATAGAGGAGGGCGCCGATATCCTGGAGCTGGGCGGTGAATCGACCCGTCCTGGCGCCATTCCTGTTCCTGTGCGCGAGGAGCTTCGGCGAATCGTTCCGGTGTTGTGCGACCTGCGGCCAAAGGTGACGATTCCGATAGCGGTCGATACCTACAAACCGGAGGTGGCGAGGGTCGTCCTGGAAGAAGGGGCGGATATCATTAACGACGTCTACGGCGTTCGAGGAGAGGGGCGCCTGGCGGTAGCGGTGGCTGAGAAGCGCGCCGGTTTAGTCATCATGCACATGCAGGGGACCCCGCAGGATATGCAGGTCGAACCGCGCTATCGCGATGTTGTGGGAGAGGTCTCTGCGTTCCTGGCTGATCGTGTCGCGTGTGCCGAACGGCTGGGCGTCGACCCTCAGTCAATCATTGTGGATCCCGGGCTGGGGTTTGGGAAGCGGGGCCGGGACAATCTTGCCCTGCTCCGGCATCTGGAGGCGTTGCGCCGTCTCGGTAAGCCGATTATGGTTGGTCCATCACGCAAGTCGTTGGTCGGGGATGTCCTGAAACTGCCGGTCGAGCAACGTCAATATGGGACGGCGGCGTGCGTCGCGGCAGCGGTGCTGCATGGCGCAGCCTTTGTTCGAGTTCACGAGATTCGGCCCTGTGTGCATCTGGTCAGAATGTTGGACGCCATCAGGAGGGCCTAG
- the disA gene encoding DNA integrity scanning protein DisA: MWSTITQFGWVDAVDVLIVAFVAYQLLLMFKGTRALQMILGLALVYLASRIALKGGLLTVNWVLQNSLGVWFLMIIILFQPELRRALATFGLRSRLLRAFAKREEAYMIDEIVRSSASMAAKKIGAIIVLERETKLSEYVDSGVSLDARVSRRLLESIFCPGAPLHDGAVVIQGGRVAAASCLLPLTLTGDISEELGTRHRAAIGLTEETDAIAIVVSEEMGSVSLVHGGAISQGLDAQRLRRQLVELLGSPGSSSPGATPKKDVVASSAIGG; encoded by the coding sequence ATGTGGTCGACAATAACCCAGTTTGGATGGGTTGACGCCGTCGATGTGCTGATAGTGGCGTTTGTGGCCTATCAGCTTCTGCTGATGTTTAAAGGAACACGGGCGCTACAAATGATTCTCGGTCTTGCGCTCGTCTACCTTGCGTCCCGCATCGCGCTGAAGGGCGGTTTGTTGACGGTAAACTGGGTCCTGCAGAATTCGCTGGGCGTCTGGTTCCTGATGATTATCATTCTGTTTCAGCCGGAACTCCGGCGGGCGCTGGCGACGTTCGGCCTTCGTTCCCGGCTGCTTCGCGCCTTTGCCAAGCGCGAAGAGGCGTACATGATTGATGAGATTGTTCGATCTTCGGCCTCCATGGCTGCAAAAAAGATCGGCGCGATCATTGTTCTGGAGCGAGAGACAAAGCTGTCCGAGTATGTCGATTCCGGCGTGTCGCTTGACGCGCGCGTGTCAAGGCGATTGCTGGAATCGATCTTTTGTCCCGGTGCGCCGCTCCACGATGGCGCGGTTGTGATCCAGGGCGGACGCGTGGCTGCCGCCTCCTGCTTGCTGCCGTTAACACTGACCGGCGATATCAGCGAGGAACTGGGGACGCGCCATCGCGCAGCCATCGGACTGACGGAGGAAACCGACGCGATCGCCATCGTTGTGTCTGAGGAGATGGGCAGCGTATCGCTGGTTCATGGGGGGGCCATCAGTCAAGGTCTTGATGCGCAAAGGCTTCGGCGGCAACTGGTCGAGCTGTTGGGGTCGCCGGGTAGCAGCAGCCCGGGCGCGACTCCTAAAAAAGACGTGGTCGCGTCTTCAGCGATCGGCGGTTAG
- a CDS encoding YbbR-like protein — protein sequence MTKGLFDNLGLKLASLALAFALWMVVAGEQRDERTVHAPLLLARLPKNMTLLNGPGEFVTVQLRGPKSLISGLSPSEVDVNVDLSTLKEGENFVAVKADQIDVPRGVEVVQVSPKWVRLVLESVAERVVRVAARVEGNPAAGYYLKRALAHPDRVRLVGPKSDVSRVEKVYTSTISIEGRSHAFGAMTSLEPVGKSIKVEGPALVQVSVEIRANP from the coding sequence ATGACGAAAGGACTCTTTGACAATCTCGGACTTAAGCTTGCCTCTCTGGCGCTCGCCTTTGCTCTCTGGATGGTGGTCGCAGGGGAGCAGAGGGATGAGCGAACGGTGCATGCCCCACTTTTGCTGGCGCGGCTGCCGAAAAATATGACGCTTCTCAATGGTCCAGGAGAGTTCGTGACAGTCCAGTTGCGTGGCCCGAAAAGTCTGATCTCCGGGCTGTCACCTAGCGAGGTCGATGTCAACGTCGATCTTTCAACCTTGAAAGAAGGGGAGAATTTCGTGGCGGTGAAGGCCGACCAGATTGATGTCCCTCGTGGAGTAGAGGTCGTTCAGGTTTCGCCGAAGTGGGTTCGTCTGGTTCTGGAATCGGTGGCGGAACGGGTGGTGCGGGTTGCGGCCCGTGTGGAGGGGAATCCGGCTGCCGGGTATTATCTCAAACGGGCCTTGGCGCACCCTGATCGTGTCCGATTGGTCGGACCAAAGAGCGACGTCAGTCGTGTAGAGAAGGTCTATACCTCGACGATCAGCATAGAAGGACGGTCCCATGCCTTCGGCGCCATGACCTCTCTTGAACCTGTCGGGAAGTCGATCAAAGTGGAGGGGCCGGCCCTCGTCCAGGTCTCCGTGGAGATCAGGGCCAATCCCTGA
- the glmM gene encoding phosphoglucosamine mutase, translating into MTAEAGRIEEKGRRVVRKLFGTDGIRGVANREPMTPETMVKVGRAAAHLLRGSTERPTIVIGKDTRLTGYMLETALTAGITSMGVDVLLVGPLPTPGIAFITRSLRADAGVVISASHNPYEDNGIKFFSCDGLKLPDAMEQRIEELVCNGEIDGIRSAPREVGKAYRVGDAVGRYIEFAKNTLPKGTTLKGMRVVVDCANGAAYKVSPAILRELNAEVVSLNVQPDGTNINKGCGSLHPEELRRAVVAHQAHLGFAHDGDADRVLCVDEQGEVVDGDHILALCALDLKREGRLSEDTIVATVMSNIGLDLAMREAGIAVVRTAVGDRYVLETMLAKRYMLGGEQSGHIIFLEHHTTGDGIVTALQVLATMQRSAKPLSELKACMTSYPQVLINAPVRRLAAIEELPLVQEAIQSAEAGMGGKGRILVRLSGTEPVARVMVEGEEPASIERLARKIALVIERELG; encoded by the coding sequence ATGACCGCGGAAGCGGGGCGCATCGAGGAGAAAGGAAGGCGAGTCGTGCGAAAACTTTTCGGCACGGATGGGATTCGCGGCGTGGCCAACCGGGAGCCGATGACCCCGGAGACCATGGTGAAGGTGGGCCGCGCGGCCGCCCATCTTTTGAGGGGGTCAACCGAACGGCCTACGATTGTCATCGGGAAGGATACGCGCCTGACGGGCTATATGCTGGAAACGGCGCTGACCGCCGGCATTACCTCGATGGGTGTCGATGTGCTGTTGGTTGGCCCGCTCCCGACGCCAGGGATCGCGTTTATCACCAGAAGCCTTCGAGCTGACGCCGGGGTGGTGATCTCGGCCTCCCATAACCCTTATGAAGATAACGGGATCAAGTTCTTTTCATGTGATGGCCTGAAGCTGCCGGATGCGATGGAGCAGCGGATCGAGGAACTGGTCTGTAATGGAGAGATCGATGGAATCAGGTCGGCCCCCCGTGAGGTCGGCAAGGCCTACCGCGTGGGCGATGCCGTCGGCCGCTATATCGAATTTGCGAAAAATACCCTCCCCAAGGGAACGACGCTGAAAGGGATGCGGGTGGTCGTCGATTGTGCCAATGGTGCGGCCTACAAGGTCTCGCCGGCCATTCTTCGGGAGTTGAATGCCGAGGTCGTATCGCTGAATGTCCAGCCCGACGGCACCAATATCAATAAAGGGTGCGGTTCGTTGCATCCCGAGGAGCTGCGACGGGCAGTGGTCGCACATCAGGCGCACCTCGGATTTGCTCACGACGGGGACGCAGACCGTGTGCTGTGCGTGGACGAACAGGGCGAGGTGGTGGATGGCGATCATATTCTTGCCCTCTGCGCGCTCGATCTGAAGCGGGAAGGTCGGCTGAGCGAGGACACGATCGTTGCGACGGTGATGAGTAATATCGGCCTGGATCTCGCCATGCGAGAGGCTGGAATCGCGGTCGTTCGGACCGCGGTGGGCGATCGGTACGTCCTGGAAACGATGCTGGCAAAGCGGTACATGCTGGGAGGTGAGCAGTCCGGGCATATCATCTTCCTGGAACATCATACGACCGGCGACGGAATCGTGACCGCCCTGCAGGTGCTGGCTACCATGCAGCGATCTGCGAAGCCGCTGTCGGAGCTGAAGGCGTGTATGACTTCGTACCCTCAGGTGTTGATTAATGCGCCAGTTCGACGCCTGGCCGCCATTGAGGAGCTGCCGCTGGTGCAGGAGGCGATTCAATCGGCAGAGGCGGGTATGGGGGGCAAGGGACGGATCCTGGTCCGTCTGTCCGGTACGGAGCCGGTGGCCCGGGTGATGGTGGAAGGCGAGGAACCGGCAAGTATCGAGCGACTGGCCAGAAAGATCGCGCTGGTGATTGAGAGGGAGTTGGGGTAA
- a CDS encoding pyridoxine 5'-phosphate synthase, with amino-acid sequence MIGLCVNVDHVATIRQARRGEEPDPVHAALLVELAGGSGITVHLREDRRHIQDRDVELLRRLVKTKLNLEMAATDEMIEIALAFKPEMATLVPERREELTTEGGLDVHGHADEVGRAVRRLREGGILVSLFIDPEHHQVSAAARAGADFIELHTGSYAEAKDCKAQQAELTRLIQSATTGRGLGLRINAGHGLDYRNVGPVAAIPEVEELSIGHSIIARAVLVGLERAVREMLAAMAEGRAWCEVQIPPQPPFIKGEQGGISYDV; translated from the coding sequence ATGATTGGGTTGTGTGTGAACGTCGATCATGTTGCGACGATCAGGCAGGCCAGACGGGGCGAGGAGCCTGACCCCGTACACGCGGCGCTGCTTGTTGAGCTGGCCGGCGGGTCTGGAATTACGGTACACCTGCGTGAGGACCGGCGGCATATTCAGGATCGGGATGTCGAGCTGCTTCGGCGGCTGGTCAAGACGAAATTGAATCTGGAGATGGCCGCCACGGACGAGATGATTGAGATCGCTCTCGCGTTCAAGCCGGAGATGGCAACGCTCGTTCCAGAGCGGCGCGAGGAGCTGACGACTGAAGGCGGGCTGGACGTTCACGGACATGCCGACGAGGTAGGTCGGGCCGTGCGCCGCTTGCGAGAGGGCGGCATTCTCGTCAGCCTCTTCATCGACCCCGAACACCATCAGGTCTCGGCCGCTGCACGTGCCGGCGCCGATTTCATCGAGCTTCATACCGGATCGTATGCGGAGGCGAAAGACTGTAAGGCCCAACAGGCCGAGTTGACACGCCTGATTCAATCGGCGACGACGGGAAGGGGGTTGGGTCTTCGGATTAATGCGGGGCATGGTCTGGATTATCGTAATGTGGGCCCGGTAGCGGCGATTCCCGAGGTGGAGGAGCTGAGTATCGGACATAGTATTATCGCTCGCGCTGTTCTTGTGGGTTTAGAGCGGGCGGTCCGCGAGATGCTGGCGGCCATGGCCGAAGGCCGTGCCTGGTGCGAGGTGCAAATCCCCCCCCAACCCCCCTTTATAAAAGGGGAGCAAGGGGGGATTTCGTACGATGTGTGA
- a CDS encoding acyl carrier protein synthase (ACP-CoA phosphopantetheinyltransferase)(Holo-ACP synthase) (holo-[acyl-carrier-protein] synthase (CoA:apo-[acyl-carrier-protein] pantetheinephosphotransferase)), which produces MVIGIGIDLVQVSRFEQAACRHGARLLDRLFTAGEQARVRSYRSPGRHLAARFAAKEAAFKALRTGWGQGVAWQDVEIVGGGREASGMVLSGRARDVAAGLGITRMLVTLTHDGDYAMACVVATDDR; this is translated from the coding sequence ATGGTGATTGGGATCGGAATTGACCTGGTGCAGGTCAGTCGATTTGAGCAGGCGGCCTGTCGGCACGGCGCGCGCCTGCTGGATCGCCTCTTTACGGCGGGGGAGCAGGCGCGCGTCAGAAGCTATCGGTCGCCGGGGCGCCACCTCGCGGCGCGCTTTGCCGCGAAGGAGGCGGCCTTTAAAGCACTTCGCACCGGATGGGGACAGGGAGTGGCCTGGCAGGATGTGGAGATCGTGGGCGGGGGGCGTGAGGCGTCGGGCATGGTCCTTTCCGGCCGTGCCAGGGATGTTGCGGCGGGTCTTGGGATCACACGGATGCTGGTCACGCTTACGCACGACGGCGACTACGCGATGGCCTGTGTTGTGGCTACCGACGACAGATAG